A single window of Narcine bancroftii isolate sNarBan1 chromosome 1, sNarBan1.hap1, whole genome shotgun sequence DNA harbors:
- the hnrnpk gene encoding heterogeneous nuclear ribonucleoprotein K isoform X2 — protein sequence METDQQDIKYNSPETNGSSLSPGSCKRPAEDHDGEQAFKRSRNNDQCVELRLLLQSKNAGAVIGKGGKNIKSLRTDYNASVSVPDSSGPERILSINADIETIGDILSKIIPTLEETLQYQHYKGKDFDCELRMLVHQSQAGSIIGVKGVKIKELRESTQTTIKLFQECCPHSTDRVVLLGGKPDRVVECIKIILGLLAESPVKGRAQPYDPNFYDETYDYGGFTMMFDDRGRRPVPFQMRGRGGPHPPSPGYERRGPMGMSSRGGRAMLPPRRDTYDDMSPPTRRGPPPMPRSGRGGRGGGRVLPPPPPPRGDHILYGRNRMGDRYDGMAGSAYAGRGGYGDLGGPIITTQVTIPKDLAGSIIGKGGMRIKQIRHESGASIKIDEPLEGSEDRIITITGTQDQIQNAQYLLQNSVRQYSGQFL from the exons ATGGAGACTGATCAGCAAGACATTAAATATAACAGCCCTGAGACCAACGGTAGTAGCCTTAGCCCTGGTTCTT GCAAACGTCCTGCTGAGGACCATGATGGAGAGCAAGCCTTTAAGAGGTCTCGGAATAATGACCAATGTGTGGAACTGCGGCTTCTCTTGCAGAGCAAG AATGCTGGAGCAGTGATTGGAAAAGGTGGCAAAAATATCAAGTCATTGCGCACAGAC TACAATGCCAGTGTATCAGTCCCAGACAGCAGTGGCCCCGAGCG CATACTAAGTATAAATGCAGATATTGAGACAATTGGTGACATATTATCGAAGATCATCCCAACTTTGGAAGA GACCCTACAGTACCAGCACTATAAAGGAAAAGATTTTGACTGTGAACTGAGGATGTTGGTTCATCAAAGCCAAGCTGGAAGTATTATTGGTGTTAAAGGAGTCAAGATAAAGGAACTAAGAGAA AGCACGCAGACAACTATTAAACTCTTTCAGGAATGTTGCCCTCATTCAACTGATAGAGTAGTTCTCCTTGGTGGAAAGCCTGATAGAGTGGTTGAATGCATCAAGATTATCCTAGGCTTATTGGCAGAG TCTCCTGTCAAAGGACGTGCCCAGCCATATGATCCAAATTTCTATGATGAAACCTACGATTATGGTGGTTTTACGATGATGTTTGATGATAGAGGAAGGCGACCAGTTCCTTTTCAAATGCGTGGTAGAGGTGGACCCCATCCTCCTTCACCTGGATATGAGCGAAGGGGTCCCATGGGAATGTCAAGCAGAGGTGGGCGGGCCATGTTACCACCTCGAAGAGATACTTATGATGACATGAGCCCACCAACTCGTAGGGGCCCTCCACCTATGCCACGCAGTGGAAGAGGTGGCAGGGGTGGTGGCCGTGttctcccccctccacctccacccagagg TGACCATATTCTCTATGGCAGGAACAGGATGGGTGACCGATATGATGGCATG GCTGGTTCTGCATACG CAGGCCGTGGTGGATATGGAGACTTGGGAGGCCCAATCATTACTACACAAGTCACAATTCCCAAAGAT CTGGCAGGTTCTATAATTGGTAAAGGAGGTATGAGAATTAAACAAATTCGTCATGAATCGGGAGCATCGATCAAGATTGATGAACCACTTGAAGGCTCTGAGGATCGCATAATTACCATTACAGGCACACAGGACCAGATCCAGAATGCACAATATCTGCTGCAGAACAG tgtgaGGCAGTACTCTGGACAGTTCTTGTAA
- the hnrnpk gene encoding heterogeneous nuclear ribonucleoprotein K isoform X5 codes for METDQQDIKYNSPETNGSSLSPGSCKRPAEDHDGEQAFKRSRNNDQCVELRLLLQSKNAGAVIGKGGKNIKSLRTDYNASVSVPDSSGPERILSINADIETIGDILSKIIPTLEEYQHYKGKDFDCELRMLVHQSQAGSIIGVKGVKIKELRESTQTTIKLFQECCPHSTDRVVLLGGKPDRVVECIKIILGLLAESPVKGRAQPYDPNFYDETYDYGGFTMMFDDRGRRPVPFQMRGRGGPHPPSPGYERRGPMGMSSRGGRAMLPPRRDTYDDMSPPTRRGPPPMPRSGRGGRGGGRVLPPPPPPRGDHILYGRNRMGDRYDGMAGSAYAGRGGYGDLGGPIITTQVTIPKDLAGSIIGKGGMRIKQIRHESGASIKIDEPLEGSEDRIITITGTQDQIQNAQYLLQNSAATAAALRP; via the exons ATGGAGACTGATCAGCAAGACATTAAATATAACAGCCCTGAGACCAACGGTAGTAGCCTTAGCCCTGGTTCTT GCAAACGTCCTGCTGAGGACCATGATGGAGAGCAAGCCTTTAAGAGGTCTCGGAATAATGACCAATGTGTGGAACTGCGGCTTCTCTTGCAGAGCAAG AATGCTGGAGCAGTGATTGGAAAAGGTGGCAAAAATATCAAGTCATTGCGCACAGAC TACAATGCCAGTGTATCAGTCCCAGACAGCAGTGGCCCCGAGCG CATACTAAGTATAAATGCAGATATTGAGACAATTGGTGACATATTATCGAAGATCATCCCAACTTTGGAAGAG TACCAGCACTATAAAGGAAAAGATTTTGACTGTGAACTGAGGATGTTGGTTCATCAAAGCCAAGCTGGAAGTATTATTGGTGTTAAAGGAGTCAAGATAAAGGAACTAAGAGAA AGCACGCAGACAACTATTAAACTCTTTCAGGAATGTTGCCCTCATTCAACTGATAGAGTAGTTCTCCTTGGTGGAAAGCCTGATAGAGTGGTTGAATGCATCAAGATTATCCTAGGCTTATTGGCAGAG TCTCCTGTCAAAGGACGTGCCCAGCCATATGATCCAAATTTCTATGATGAAACCTACGATTATGGTGGTTTTACGATGATGTTTGATGATAGAGGAAGGCGACCAGTTCCTTTTCAAATGCGTGGTAGAGGTGGACCCCATCCTCCTTCACCTGGATATGAGCGAAGGGGTCCCATGGGAATGTCAAGCAGAGGTGGGCGGGCCATGTTACCACCTCGAAGAGATACTTATGATGACATGAGCCCACCAACTCGTAGGGGCCCTCCACCTATGCCACGCAGTGGAAGAGGTGGCAGGGGTGGTGGCCGTGttctcccccctccacctccacccagagg TGACCATATTCTCTATGGCAGGAACAGGATGGGTGACCGATATGATGGCATG GCTGGTTCTGCATACG CAGGCCGTGGTGGATATGGAGACTTGGGAGGCCCAATCATTACTACACAAGTCACAATTCCCAAAGAT CTGGCAGGTTCTATAATTGGTAAAGGAGGTATGAGAATTAAACAAATTCGTCATGAATCGGGAGCATCGATCAAGATTGATGAACCACTTGAAGGCTCTGAGGATCGCATAATTACCATTACAGGCACACAGGACCAGATCCAGAATGCACAATATCTGCTGCAGAACAG TGCAGCTACAGCAGCCGCTTTGCGCCCTTAA
- the hnrnpk gene encoding heterogeneous nuclear ribonucleoprotein K isoform X9 — METDQQDIKYNSPETNGKRPAEDHDGEQAFKRSRNNDQCVELRLLLQSKNAGAVIGKGGKNIKSLRTDYNASVSVPDSSGPERILSINADIETIGDILSKIIPTLEEYQHYKGKDFDCELRMLVHQSQAGSIIGVKGVKIKELRESTQTTIKLFQECCPHSTDRVVLLGGKPDRVVECIKIILGLLAESPVKGRAQPYDPNFYDETYDYGGFTMMFDDRGRRPVPFQMRGRGGPHPPSPGYERRGPMGMSSRGGRAMLPPRRDTYDDMSPPTRRGPPPMPRSGRGGRGGGRVLPPPPPPRGDHILYGRNRMGDRYDGMAGSAYAGRGGYGDLGGPIITTQVTIPKDLAGSIIGKGGMRIKQIRHESGASIKIDEPLEGSEDRIITITGTQDQIQNAQYLLQNSAATAAALRP, encoded by the exons ATGGAGACTGATCAGCAAGACATTAAATATAACAGCCCTGAGACCAACG GCAAACGTCCTGCTGAGGACCATGATGGAGAGCAAGCCTTTAAGAGGTCTCGGAATAATGACCAATGTGTGGAACTGCGGCTTCTCTTGCAGAGCAAG AATGCTGGAGCAGTGATTGGAAAAGGTGGCAAAAATATCAAGTCATTGCGCACAGAC TACAATGCCAGTGTATCAGTCCCAGACAGCAGTGGCCCCGAGCG CATACTAAGTATAAATGCAGATATTGAGACAATTGGTGACATATTATCGAAGATCATCCCAACTTTGGAAGAG TACCAGCACTATAAAGGAAAAGATTTTGACTGTGAACTGAGGATGTTGGTTCATCAAAGCCAAGCTGGAAGTATTATTGGTGTTAAAGGAGTCAAGATAAAGGAACTAAGAGAA AGCACGCAGACAACTATTAAACTCTTTCAGGAATGTTGCCCTCATTCAACTGATAGAGTAGTTCTCCTTGGTGGAAAGCCTGATAGAGTGGTTGAATGCATCAAGATTATCCTAGGCTTATTGGCAGAG TCTCCTGTCAAAGGACGTGCCCAGCCATATGATCCAAATTTCTATGATGAAACCTACGATTATGGTGGTTTTACGATGATGTTTGATGATAGAGGAAGGCGACCAGTTCCTTTTCAAATGCGTGGTAGAGGTGGACCCCATCCTCCTTCACCTGGATATGAGCGAAGGGGTCCCATGGGAATGTCAAGCAGAGGTGGGCGGGCCATGTTACCACCTCGAAGAGATACTTATGATGACATGAGCCCACCAACTCGTAGGGGCCCTCCACCTATGCCACGCAGTGGAAGAGGTGGCAGGGGTGGTGGCCGTGttctcccccctccacctccacccagagg TGACCATATTCTCTATGGCAGGAACAGGATGGGTGACCGATATGATGGCATG GCTGGTTCTGCATACG CAGGCCGTGGTGGATATGGAGACTTGGGAGGCCCAATCATTACTACACAAGTCACAATTCCCAAAGAT CTGGCAGGTTCTATAATTGGTAAAGGAGGTATGAGAATTAAACAAATTCGTCATGAATCGGGAGCATCGATCAAGATTGATGAACCACTTGAAGGCTCTGAGGATCGCATAATTACCATTACAGGCACACAGGACCAGATCCAGAATGCACAATATCTGCTGCAGAACAG TGCAGCTACAGCAGCCGCTTTGCGCCCTTAA
- the hnrnpk gene encoding heterogeneous nuclear ribonucleoprotein K isoform X4, with product METDQQDIKYNSPETNGSSLSPGSCKRPAEDHDGEQAFKRSRNNDQCVELRLLLQSKNAGAVIGKGGKNIKSLRTDYNASVSVPDSSGPERILSINADIETIGDILSKIIPTLEETLQYQHYKGKDFDCELRMLVHQSQAGSIIGVKGVKIKELRESTQTTIKLFQECCPHSTDRVVLLGGKPDRVVECIKIILGLLAESPVKGRAQPYDPNFYDETYDYGGFTMMFDDRGRRPVPFQMRGRGGPHPPSPGYERRGPMGMSSRGGRAMLPPRRDTYDDMSPPTRRGPPPMPRSGRGGRGGGRVLPPPPPPRGDHILYGRNRMGDRYDGMAGSAYGRGGYGDLGGPIITTQVTIPKDLAGSIIGKGGMRIKQIRHESGASIKIDEPLEGSEDRIITITGTQDQIQNAQYLLQNSVRQYSGQFL from the exons ATGGAGACTGATCAGCAAGACATTAAATATAACAGCCCTGAGACCAACGGTAGTAGCCTTAGCCCTGGTTCTT GCAAACGTCCTGCTGAGGACCATGATGGAGAGCAAGCCTTTAAGAGGTCTCGGAATAATGACCAATGTGTGGAACTGCGGCTTCTCTTGCAGAGCAAG AATGCTGGAGCAGTGATTGGAAAAGGTGGCAAAAATATCAAGTCATTGCGCACAGAC TACAATGCCAGTGTATCAGTCCCAGACAGCAGTGGCCCCGAGCG CATACTAAGTATAAATGCAGATATTGAGACAATTGGTGACATATTATCGAAGATCATCCCAACTTTGGAAGA GACCCTACAGTACCAGCACTATAAAGGAAAAGATTTTGACTGTGAACTGAGGATGTTGGTTCATCAAAGCCAAGCTGGAAGTATTATTGGTGTTAAAGGAGTCAAGATAAAGGAACTAAGAGAA AGCACGCAGACAACTATTAAACTCTTTCAGGAATGTTGCCCTCATTCAACTGATAGAGTAGTTCTCCTTGGTGGAAAGCCTGATAGAGTGGTTGAATGCATCAAGATTATCCTAGGCTTATTGGCAGAG TCTCCTGTCAAAGGACGTGCCCAGCCATATGATCCAAATTTCTATGATGAAACCTACGATTATGGTGGTTTTACGATGATGTTTGATGATAGAGGAAGGCGACCAGTTCCTTTTCAAATGCGTGGTAGAGGTGGACCCCATCCTCCTTCACCTGGATATGAGCGAAGGGGTCCCATGGGAATGTCAAGCAGAGGTGGGCGGGCCATGTTACCACCTCGAAGAGATACTTATGATGACATGAGCCCACCAACTCGTAGGGGCCCTCCACCTATGCCACGCAGTGGAAGAGGTGGCAGGGGTGGTGGCCGTGttctcccccctccacctccacccagagg TGACCATATTCTCTATGGCAGGAACAGGATGGGTGACCGATATGATGGCATG GCTGGTTCTGCATACG GCCGTGGTGGATATGGAGACTTGGGAGGCCCAATCATTACTACACAAGTCACAATTCCCAAAGAT CTGGCAGGTTCTATAATTGGTAAAGGAGGTATGAGAATTAAACAAATTCGTCATGAATCGGGAGCATCGATCAAGATTGATGAACCACTTGAAGGCTCTGAGGATCGCATAATTACCATTACAGGCACACAGGACCAGATCCAGAATGCACAATATCTGCTGCAGAACAG tgtgaGGCAGTACTCTGGACAGTTCTTGTAA
- the hnrnpk gene encoding heterogeneous nuclear ribonucleoprotein K isoform X8, which translates to METDQQDIKYNSPETNGKRPAEDHDGEQAFKRSRNNDQCVELRLLLQSKNAGAVIGKGGKNIKSLRTDYNASVSVPDSSGPERILSINADIETIGDILSKIIPTLEETLQYQHYKGKDFDCELRMLVHQSQAGSIIGVKGVKIKELRESTQTTIKLFQECCPHSTDRVVLLGGKPDRVVECIKIILGLLAESPVKGRAQPYDPNFYDETYDYGGFTMMFDDRGRRPVPFQMRGRGGPHPPSPGYERRGPMGMSSRGGRAMLPPRRDTYDDMSPPTRRGPPPMPRSGRGGRGGGRVLPPPPPPRGDHILYGRNRMGDRYDGMAGSAYAGRGGYGDLGGPIITTQVTIPKDLAGSIIGKGGMRIKQIRHESGASIKIDEPLEGSEDRIITITGTQDQIQNAQYLLQNSAATAAALRP; encoded by the exons ATGGAGACTGATCAGCAAGACATTAAATATAACAGCCCTGAGACCAACG GCAAACGTCCTGCTGAGGACCATGATGGAGAGCAAGCCTTTAAGAGGTCTCGGAATAATGACCAATGTGTGGAACTGCGGCTTCTCTTGCAGAGCAAG AATGCTGGAGCAGTGATTGGAAAAGGTGGCAAAAATATCAAGTCATTGCGCACAGAC TACAATGCCAGTGTATCAGTCCCAGACAGCAGTGGCCCCGAGCG CATACTAAGTATAAATGCAGATATTGAGACAATTGGTGACATATTATCGAAGATCATCCCAACTTTGGAAGA GACCCTACAGTACCAGCACTATAAAGGAAAAGATTTTGACTGTGAACTGAGGATGTTGGTTCATCAAAGCCAAGCTGGAAGTATTATTGGTGTTAAAGGAGTCAAGATAAAGGAACTAAGAGAA AGCACGCAGACAACTATTAAACTCTTTCAGGAATGTTGCCCTCATTCAACTGATAGAGTAGTTCTCCTTGGTGGAAAGCCTGATAGAGTGGTTGAATGCATCAAGATTATCCTAGGCTTATTGGCAGAG TCTCCTGTCAAAGGACGTGCCCAGCCATATGATCCAAATTTCTATGATGAAACCTACGATTATGGTGGTTTTACGATGATGTTTGATGATAGAGGAAGGCGACCAGTTCCTTTTCAAATGCGTGGTAGAGGTGGACCCCATCCTCCTTCACCTGGATATGAGCGAAGGGGTCCCATGGGAATGTCAAGCAGAGGTGGGCGGGCCATGTTACCACCTCGAAGAGATACTTATGATGACATGAGCCCACCAACTCGTAGGGGCCCTCCACCTATGCCACGCAGTGGAAGAGGTGGCAGGGGTGGTGGCCGTGttctcccccctccacctccacccagagg TGACCATATTCTCTATGGCAGGAACAGGATGGGTGACCGATATGATGGCATG GCTGGTTCTGCATACG CAGGCCGTGGTGGATATGGAGACTTGGGAGGCCCAATCATTACTACACAAGTCACAATTCCCAAAGAT CTGGCAGGTTCTATAATTGGTAAAGGAGGTATGAGAATTAAACAAATTCGTCATGAATCGGGAGCATCGATCAAGATTGATGAACCACTTGAAGGCTCTGAGGATCGCATAATTACCATTACAGGCACACAGGACCAGATCCAGAATGCACAATATCTGCTGCAGAACAG TGCAGCTACAGCAGCCGCTTTGCGCCCTTAA
- the hnrnpk gene encoding heterogeneous nuclear ribonucleoprotein K isoform X1: METDQQDIKYNSPETNGSSLSPGSCKRPAEDHDGEQAFKRSRNNDQCVELRLLLQSKNAGAVIGKGGKNIKSLRTDYNASVSVPDSSGPERILSINADIETIGDILSKIIPTLEETLQYQHYKGKDFDCELRMLVHQSQAGSIIGVKGVKIKELRESTQTTIKLFQECCPHSTDRVVLLGGKPDRVVECIKIILGLLAESPVKGRAQPYDPNFYDETYDYGGFTMMFDDRGRRPVPFQMRGRGGPHPPSPGYERRGPMGMSSRGGRAMLPPRRDTYDDMSPPTRRGPPPMPRSGRGGRGGGRVLPPPPPPRGDHILYGRNRMGDRYDGMAGSAYAGRGGYGDLGGPIITTQVTIPKDLAGSIIGKGGMRIKQIRHESGASIKIDEPLEGSEDRIITITGTQDQIQNAQYLLQNSAATAAALRP, encoded by the exons ATGGAGACTGATCAGCAAGACATTAAATATAACAGCCCTGAGACCAACGGTAGTAGCCTTAGCCCTGGTTCTT GCAAACGTCCTGCTGAGGACCATGATGGAGAGCAAGCCTTTAAGAGGTCTCGGAATAATGACCAATGTGTGGAACTGCGGCTTCTCTTGCAGAGCAAG AATGCTGGAGCAGTGATTGGAAAAGGTGGCAAAAATATCAAGTCATTGCGCACAGAC TACAATGCCAGTGTATCAGTCCCAGACAGCAGTGGCCCCGAGCG CATACTAAGTATAAATGCAGATATTGAGACAATTGGTGACATATTATCGAAGATCATCCCAACTTTGGAAGA GACCCTACAGTACCAGCACTATAAAGGAAAAGATTTTGACTGTGAACTGAGGATGTTGGTTCATCAAAGCCAAGCTGGAAGTATTATTGGTGTTAAAGGAGTCAAGATAAAGGAACTAAGAGAA AGCACGCAGACAACTATTAAACTCTTTCAGGAATGTTGCCCTCATTCAACTGATAGAGTAGTTCTCCTTGGTGGAAAGCCTGATAGAGTGGTTGAATGCATCAAGATTATCCTAGGCTTATTGGCAGAG TCTCCTGTCAAAGGACGTGCCCAGCCATATGATCCAAATTTCTATGATGAAACCTACGATTATGGTGGTTTTACGATGATGTTTGATGATAGAGGAAGGCGACCAGTTCCTTTTCAAATGCGTGGTAGAGGTGGACCCCATCCTCCTTCACCTGGATATGAGCGAAGGGGTCCCATGGGAATGTCAAGCAGAGGTGGGCGGGCCATGTTACCACCTCGAAGAGATACTTATGATGACATGAGCCCACCAACTCGTAGGGGCCCTCCACCTATGCCACGCAGTGGAAGAGGTGGCAGGGGTGGTGGCCGTGttctcccccctccacctccacccagagg TGACCATATTCTCTATGGCAGGAACAGGATGGGTGACCGATATGATGGCATG GCTGGTTCTGCATACG CAGGCCGTGGTGGATATGGAGACTTGGGAGGCCCAATCATTACTACACAAGTCACAATTCCCAAAGAT CTGGCAGGTTCTATAATTGGTAAAGGAGGTATGAGAATTAAACAAATTCGTCATGAATCGGGAGCATCGATCAAGATTGATGAACCACTTGAAGGCTCTGAGGATCGCATAATTACCATTACAGGCACACAGGACCAGATCCAGAATGCACAATATCTGCTGCAGAACAG TGCAGCTACAGCAGCCGCTTTGCGCCCTTAA
- the hnrnpk gene encoding heterogeneous nuclear ribonucleoprotein K isoform X3 — protein METDQQDIKYNSPETNGSSLSPGSCKRPAEDHDGEQAFKRSRNNDQCVELRLLLQSKNAGAVIGKGGKNIKSLRTDYNASVSVPDSSGPERILSINADIETIGDILSKIIPTLEETLQYQHYKGKDFDCELRMLVHQSQAGSIIGVKGVKIKELRESTQTTIKLFQECCPHSTDRVVLLGGKPDRVVECIKIILGLLAESPVKGRAQPYDPNFYDETYDYGGFTMMFDDRGRRPVPFQMRGRGGPHPPSPGYERRGPMGMSSRGGRAMLPPRRDTYDDMSPPTRRGPPPMPRSGRGGRGGGRVLPPPPPPRGDHILYGRNRMGDRYDGMAGSAYGRGGYGDLGGPIITTQVTIPKDLAGSIIGKGGMRIKQIRHESGASIKIDEPLEGSEDRIITITGTQDQIQNAQYLLQNSAATAAALRP, from the exons ATGGAGACTGATCAGCAAGACATTAAATATAACAGCCCTGAGACCAACGGTAGTAGCCTTAGCCCTGGTTCTT GCAAACGTCCTGCTGAGGACCATGATGGAGAGCAAGCCTTTAAGAGGTCTCGGAATAATGACCAATGTGTGGAACTGCGGCTTCTCTTGCAGAGCAAG AATGCTGGAGCAGTGATTGGAAAAGGTGGCAAAAATATCAAGTCATTGCGCACAGAC TACAATGCCAGTGTATCAGTCCCAGACAGCAGTGGCCCCGAGCG CATACTAAGTATAAATGCAGATATTGAGACAATTGGTGACATATTATCGAAGATCATCCCAACTTTGGAAGA GACCCTACAGTACCAGCACTATAAAGGAAAAGATTTTGACTGTGAACTGAGGATGTTGGTTCATCAAAGCCAAGCTGGAAGTATTATTGGTGTTAAAGGAGTCAAGATAAAGGAACTAAGAGAA AGCACGCAGACAACTATTAAACTCTTTCAGGAATGTTGCCCTCATTCAACTGATAGAGTAGTTCTCCTTGGTGGAAAGCCTGATAGAGTGGTTGAATGCATCAAGATTATCCTAGGCTTATTGGCAGAG TCTCCTGTCAAAGGACGTGCCCAGCCATATGATCCAAATTTCTATGATGAAACCTACGATTATGGTGGTTTTACGATGATGTTTGATGATAGAGGAAGGCGACCAGTTCCTTTTCAAATGCGTGGTAGAGGTGGACCCCATCCTCCTTCACCTGGATATGAGCGAAGGGGTCCCATGGGAATGTCAAGCAGAGGTGGGCGGGCCATGTTACCACCTCGAAGAGATACTTATGATGACATGAGCCCACCAACTCGTAGGGGCCCTCCACCTATGCCACGCAGTGGAAGAGGTGGCAGGGGTGGTGGCCGTGttctcccccctccacctccacccagagg TGACCATATTCTCTATGGCAGGAACAGGATGGGTGACCGATATGATGGCATG GCTGGTTCTGCATACG GCCGTGGTGGATATGGAGACTTGGGAGGCCCAATCATTACTACACAAGTCACAATTCCCAAAGAT CTGGCAGGTTCTATAATTGGTAAAGGAGGTATGAGAATTAAACAAATTCGTCATGAATCGGGAGCATCGATCAAGATTGATGAACCACTTGAAGGCTCTGAGGATCGCATAATTACCATTACAGGCACACAGGACCAGATCCAGAATGCACAATATCTGCTGCAGAACAG TGCAGCTACAGCAGCCGCTTTGCGCCCTTAA
- the hnrnpk gene encoding heterogeneous nuclear ribonucleoprotein K isoform X6: METDQQDIKYNSPETNGSSLSPGSCKRPAEDHDGEQAFKRSRNNDQCVELRLLLQSKNAGAVIGKGGKNIKSLRTDYNASVSVPDSSGPERILSINADIETIGDILSKIIPTLEETLQYQHYKGKDFDCELRMLVHQSQAGSIIGVKGVKIKELRESTQTTIKLFQECCPHSTDRVVLLGGKPDRVVECIKIILGLLAESPVKGRAQPYDPNFYDETYDYGGFTMMFDDRGRRPVPFQMRGRGGPHPPSPGYERRGPMGMSSRGGRAMLPPRRDTYDDMSPPTRRGPPPMPRSGRGGRGGGRVLPPPPPPRGNRMGDRYDGMAGSAYAGRGGYGDLGGPIITTQVTIPKDLAGSIIGKGGMRIKQIRHESGASIKIDEPLEGSEDRIITITGTQDQIQNAQYLLQNSAATAAALRP, encoded by the exons ATGGAGACTGATCAGCAAGACATTAAATATAACAGCCCTGAGACCAACGGTAGTAGCCTTAGCCCTGGTTCTT GCAAACGTCCTGCTGAGGACCATGATGGAGAGCAAGCCTTTAAGAGGTCTCGGAATAATGACCAATGTGTGGAACTGCGGCTTCTCTTGCAGAGCAAG AATGCTGGAGCAGTGATTGGAAAAGGTGGCAAAAATATCAAGTCATTGCGCACAGAC TACAATGCCAGTGTATCAGTCCCAGACAGCAGTGGCCCCGAGCG CATACTAAGTATAAATGCAGATATTGAGACAATTGGTGACATATTATCGAAGATCATCCCAACTTTGGAAGA GACCCTACAGTACCAGCACTATAAAGGAAAAGATTTTGACTGTGAACTGAGGATGTTGGTTCATCAAAGCCAAGCTGGAAGTATTATTGGTGTTAAAGGAGTCAAGATAAAGGAACTAAGAGAA AGCACGCAGACAACTATTAAACTCTTTCAGGAATGTTGCCCTCATTCAACTGATAGAGTAGTTCTCCTTGGTGGAAAGCCTGATAGAGTGGTTGAATGCATCAAGATTATCCTAGGCTTATTGGCAGAG TCTCCTGTCAAAGGACGTGCCCAGCCATATGATCCAAATTTCTATGATGAAACCTACGATTATGGTGGTTTTACGATGATGTTTGATGATAGAGGAAGGCGACCAGTTCCTTTTCAAATGCGTGGTAGAGGTGGACCCCATCCTCCTTCACCTGGATATGAGCGAAGGGGTCCCATGGGAATGTCAAGCAGAGGTGGGCGGGCCATGTTACCACCTCGAAGAGATACTTATGATGACATGAGCCCACCAACTCGTAGGGGCCCTCCACCTATGCCACGCAGTGGAAGAGGTGGCAGGGGTGGTGGCCGTGttctcccccctccacctccacccagagg GAACAGGATGGGTGACCGATATGATGGCATG GCTGGTTCTGCATACG CAGGCCGTGGTGGATATGGAGACTTGGGAGGCCCAATCATTACTACACAAGTCACAATTCCCAAAGAT CTGGCAGGTTCTATAATTGGTAAAGGAGGTATGAGAATTAAACAAATTCGTCATGAATCGGGAGCATCGATCAAGATTGATGAACCACTTGAAGGCTCTGAGGATCGCATAATTACCATTACAGGCACACAGGACCAGATCCAGAATGCACAATATCTGCTGCAGAACAG TGCAGCTACAGCAGCCGCTTTGCGCCCTTAA